A single genomic interval of Helianthus annuus cultivar XRQ/B chromosome 6, HanXRQr2.0-SUNRISE, whole genome shotgun sequence harbors:
- the LOC110923258 gene encoding berberine bridge enzyme-like 26: protein MMSSRLTCSVFLLVLSLSFCVSFGASPYISEDFITCLQSKTNNVTTFSQLIFTPVNSTYLPVWQAAADSIRFDNPNIRKPSVIVTPTIETQIQAALFCAKKHGYEMRIRDGGHDFEGLSYTADVPFVMLDLVNMRAIDVNVANRTAWVQGGALLGELYYTISQKTDTLYFPAGIWAGVGVSGFLSGGGYGNLLRKYGLGADNVLDVRFMDVNGNILDRKSMGEDLFWAIRGGGASSFGIVLAWKLRLVPVPERVTLFTVNITLEQGVTDIFYKYQYVLPKFNRDLQMRVQLNTENVGNTAKKTVRMLFNGIYQGRIDTLLPLLDQSFPELNVTREICEEVRMVQTTLQFGGFTTSTPTEVLANRSAIPKVSYKGKSDYVRTPIPKSGLRKLWRKMFENDNSQTLFMYTFGGKMEEYSDTALPYPHRAGVLYQVFKRVDFMDQPSDKTAISRRRVAWLRSFDKSLGPYVSKNPREAYSNYNDLDLGVGSATYEEASVWGERYWKKENFKKLIQIKAKVDPHNFFKHPQSIPVFSTHL from the coding sequence ATGATGAGCTCTCGACTAACTTGTTCAGTGTTCCTCTTAGTTCTCTCTCTTTCCTTTTGTGTTTCATTTGGAGCATCACCCTACATTTCCGAAGATTTCATAACCTGTCTTCAATCCAAAACCAACAATGTCACCACCTTTTCTCAACTCATCTTCACCCCGGTTAACTCTACTTACTTACCGGTTTGGCAAGCTGCAGCCGACAGCATTCGGTTCGACAACCCCAACATTCGTAAACCCTCAGTCATTGTTACTCCCACCATCGAAACGCAGATCCAAGCTGCTCTTTTCTGCGCCAAGAAACACGGGTACGAAATGCGGATCCGGGATGGGGGGCATGACTTCGAGGGCCTCTCTTACACCGCGGATGTTCCGTTTGTCATGCTTGATCTCGTCAACATGAGGGCTATAGACGTCAACGTTGCAAACAGGACTGCATGGGTCCAGGGTGGCGCTTTGCTTGGTGAACTCTACTACACTATTTCTCAGAAAACCGACACCTTGTATTTTCCGGCTGGTATTTGGGCTGGCGTGGGTGTTAGCGGGTTCTTGAGCGGTGGTGGGTATGGAAACCTGTTGAGGAAATACGGGCTCGGTGCTGATAATGTTTTGGATGTTCGTTTCATGGATGTCAATGGAAATATTCTTGATAGAAAATCGATGGGCGAAGATTTGTTTTGGGCGATTCGTGGCGGTGGTGCTTCCAGTTTTGGAATTGTTCTTGCATGGAAGCTGAGGTTGGTTCCAGTCCCGGAAAGAGTTACTCTTTTCACGGTGAATATAACTCTGGAGCAAGGTGTAACGGATATATTCTATAAATATCAATACGTGTTACCAAAATTTAATCGTGATTTACAAATGAGAGTTCAACTTAACACAGAAAATGTAGGCAACACCGCCAAGAAAACCGTTCGAATGTTGTTTAATGGTATTTATCAGGGTCGTATCGACACACTGCTTCCATTGTTGGACCAAAGTTTCCCAGAGCTCAACGTGACACGAGAAATTTGCGAAGAAGTACGAATGGTCCAGACCACCCTTCAGTTTGGAGGCTTTACCACCTCAACCCCAACCGAGGTTCTTGCGAACCGATCAGCCATCCCCAAGGTGAGCTACAAAGGAAAATCAGACTATGTGCGGACTCCGATCCCCAAAAGCGGGCTCAGAAAACTCTGGAGAAAGATGTTTGAAAACGACAACTCACAGACTCTCTTCATGTACACTTTTGGTGGGAAGATGGAGGAGTACTCAGATACAGCACTTCCGTATCCGCATAGAGCTGGGGTGTTGTACCAGGTGTTCAAGAGGGTGGACTTTATGGATCAGCCTTCGGACAAGACTGCGATATCGCGCAGACGGGTAGCATGGCTCCGAAGCTTTGACAAGAGTTTGGGACCGTACGTATCCAAGAACCCGAGGGAGGCGTATTCGAACTACAATGATCTTGATTTGGGCGTTGGAAGTGCTACTTATGAAGAAGCAAGTGTTTGGGGAGAGCGGTACTGGAAAAAAGAGAATTTTAAGAAGTTGATTCAAATCAAGGCTAAAGTTGATCCTCATAATTTCTTTAAACACCCACAAAGTATACCAGTTTTCTCTACACATCTCTAA